In Daphnia pulicaria isolate SC F1-1A chromosome 5, SC_F0-13Bv2, whole genome shotgun sequence, a single genomic region encodes these proteins:
- the LOC124340994 gene encoding uncharacterized protein LOC124340994 isoform X1: protein MLCHLRRHGRLSTFHRKLRTAVLAELLLFLMVANCAPSRPREDAGRVPGNPASSYLPSVVSSSSSNIIKSGHKRKEPATLSHSLKDHPPNEIAGFRRVYRWSTGCSSVRPGGGLLRFLPNGVDARGGSTDPDTDIELSSVGSEGKIYIISKTRKHYLCFNKKGQLVTKKRPGGDKTLCQFYETLWRGNRRFVSVYRRHQQQPVIPWTVPLPGSSDRSSWKDGSPLSPVAPAFQVDNQEHPDDWHVGFDLSGKPLKGSAWRNSIYRSCFDLVEHVDHVHRPGVRPSPVGEKQIEIIFQSENSVPDRAAETGSGKSRKMPASNNSPATPSKNNNNKNPHGKSQAKDKVNGGSGGSVNKNTSGRTAPVNHKNGAAPPSHSWNSGAAASSNKRNNNKISQQHSSATSSGGRNREGVLSEEQVRARKPKSEKAKATKETELMAPVEFWKIKLTVDDTDKYNDREAAALAPASSNVDFDSYLAETEQLLAHPERVIGHSEDSSASATGAPAVAAFSSSTSSTSSPAQRSAFIHLDSGGWEEVVYSKSGDSTPTAPILHPKDDSVKSDQWQTQMKWNNGEE from the exons ATGTTGTGTCACCTCCGCCGTCACGGCCGCTTGTCGACATTTCACAG GAAACTGAGAACTGCCGTCCTAGCGGAATTATTACTTTTCCTGATG GTGGCGAATTGCGCACCAAGCAGGCCGCGGGAGGACGCCGGCCGAGTGCCCGGAAATCCAGCCTCATCATACCTGCCGTCCGTCgtgagtagcagcagcagtaatATCATCAAAAGCGGACACAAGAGAAAAGAGCCGGCCACGCTCAGCCACAGCCTGAAAGATCATCCGCCCAACGAAATCGCCGGATTCCGCAGAGTCTACAGATGGAGCACGGGCTGCTCGTCGGTCCGGCCCGGTGGCGGCCTGTTGCGCTTTCTTCCCAATGGCGTCGACGCTCGCGGCGGTTCCACTGACCCAGACA CCGATATCGAATTGTCTTCAGTCGGCTCTGAAGGCAAAATCTACATCATCTCAAAGACCCGAAAACATTACCTCTGCTTCAACAAAAAGGGCCAACTCGTCACCAAG AAACGACCTGGAGGGGATAAGACACTTTGCCAATTCTACGAGACGTTATGGCGGGGCAACAGGCGCTTTGTCAGCGTCTACCGacgccatcagcagcagccggttATACCGTGGACGGTTCCGCTTCCAGGCTCTTCGGATCGAAGCAGCTGGAAAGACGGGAGCCCTCTGTCGCCGGTGGCACCTGCTTTCCAAGTGGACAATCAAGAGCATCCGGACGACTGGCACGTCGGATTCGACCTGTCGGGCAAGCCGCTCAAAGGCTCGGCTTGGCGCAATTCCATTTACCGATCCTGCTTCGACCTGGTCGAGCACGTCGACCACGTCCACAGACCCGGCGTCCGGCCGTCGCCCGTCGGCGAAAAACAAATAGAGATCATCTTTCAAAGTGAAAACAGTGTGCCCGATCGTGCGGCCGAGACGGGCTCCGGCAAATCGCGAAAAATGCCGGCCAGCAACAATAGTCCGGCAACGCCgagtaaaaacaacaacaacaaaaatcctCACGGCAAGAGCCAAGCCAAGGACAAAGTGAACggtggtagtggtggtagTGTCAATAAAAACACTTCGGGACGGACGGCGCCCGTCAATCATAAAAACGGTGCAGCTCCTCCGAGCCACAGCTGGAATAGTGGGGCTGCTGCTAGTAGCAACAAGCGGAACAATAACAAGATCAGCCAGCAGCACTCGTCGGCTACTAGCAGTGGTGGCCGGAATCGGGAAGGTGTTTTGAGTGAGGAACAAGTCCGAGCGCGGAAGCCCAAAAGTGAGAAAGCCAAAGCGACGAAAGAGACGGAACTGATGGCGCCCGTCGAGTTTTGGAAGATCAAACTGACGGTCGACGATACAGACAAGTACAATGACCGTGAGGCGGCCGCTCTCGCTCCGGCCTCCTCCAACGTCGACTTTGACTCTTACCTGGCCGAAACGGAACAGCTGCTGGCCCATCCGGAGCGGGTGATTGGCCATTCTGAAGACTCTTCCGCCAGTGCGACTGGCGCACCCGCCGTCGCGGCGTTCTCCTCCTCGACGTCGTCCACATCTTCTCCTGCTCAGCGATCCGCCTTCATCCATCTCGACTCGGGCGGATGGGAGGAAGTGGTTTACAGCAAGTCGGGCGACTCGACTCCAACGGCGCCGATCCTGCACCCAAAAGACGATTCGGTCAAGAGCGATCAGTGGCAAACACAAATGAAATGGAACAACGGAGAagagtaa
- the LOC124340994 gene encoding uncharacterized protein LOC124340994 isoform X2, producing the protein MFIQRKLRTAVLAELLLFLMVANCAPSRPREDAGRVPGNPASSYLPSVVSSSSSNIIKSGHKRKEPATLSHSLKDHPPNEIAGFRRVYRWSTGCSSVRPGGGLLRFLPNGVDARGGSTDPDTDIELSSVGSEGKIYIISKTRKHYLCFNKKGQLVTKKRPGGDKTLCQFYETLWRGNRRFVSVYRRHQQQPVIPWTVPLPGSSDRSSWKDGSPLSPVAPAFQVDNQEHPDDWHVGFDLSGKPLKGSAWRNSIYRSCFDLVEHVDHVHRPGVRPSPVGEKQIEIIFQSENSVPDRAAETGSGKSRKMPASNNSPATPSKNNNNKNPHGKSQAKDKVNGGSGGSVNKNTSGRTAPVNHKNGAAPPSHSWNSGAAASSNKRNNNKISQQHSSATSSGGRNREGVLSEEQVRARKPKSEKAKATKETELMAPVEFWKIKLTVDDTDKYNDREAAALAPASSNVDFDSYLAETEQLLAHPERVIGHSEDSSASATGAPAVAAFSSSTSSTSSPAQRSAFIHLDSGGWEEVVYSKSGDSTPTAPILHPKDDSVKSDQWQTQMKWNNGEE; encoded by the exons GAAACTGAGAACTGCCGTCCTAGCGGAATTATTACTTTTCCTGATG GTGGCGAATTGCGCACCAAGCAGGCCGCGGGAGGACGCCGGCCGAGTGCCCGGAAATCCAGCCTCATCATACCTGCCGTCCGTCgtgagtagcagcagcagtaatATCATCAAAAGCGGACACAAGAGAAAAGAGCCGGCCACGCTCAGCCACAGCCTGAAAGATCATCCGCCCAACGAAATCGCCGGATTCCGCAGAGTCTACAGATGGAGCACGGGCTGCTCGTCGGTCCGGCCCGGTGGCGGCCTGTTGCGCTTTCTTCCCAATGGCGTCGACGCTCGCGGCGGTTCCACTGACCCAGACA CCGATATCGAATTGTCTTCAGTCGGCTCTGAAGGCAAAATCTACATCATCTCAAAGACCCGAAAACATTACCTCTGCTTCAACAAAAAGGGCCAACTCGTCACCAAG AAACGACCTGGAGGGGATAAGACACTTTGCCAATTCTACGAGACGTTATGGCGGGGCAACAGGCGCTTTGTCAGCGTCTACCGacgccatcagcagcagccggttATACCGTGGACGGTTCCGCTTCCAGGCTCTTCGGATCGAAGCAGCTGGAAAGACGGGAGCCCTCTGTCGCCGGTGGCACCTGCTTTCCAAGTGGACAATCAAGAGCATCCGGACGACTGGCACGTCGGATTCGACCTGTCGGGCAAGCCGCTCAAAGGCTCGGCTTGGCGCAATTCCATTTACCGATCCTGCTTCGACCTGGTCGAGCACGTCGACCACGTCCACAGACCCGGCGTCCGGCCGTCGCCCGTCGGCGAAAAACAAATAGAGATCATCTTTCAAAGTGAAAACAGTGTGCCCGATCGTGCGGCCGAGACGGGCTCCGGCAAATCGCGAAAAATGCCGGCCAGCAACAATAGTCCGGCAACGCCgagtaaaaacaacaacaacaaaaatcctCACGGCAAGAGCCAAGCCAAGGACAAAGTGAACggtggtagtggtggtagTGTCAATAAAAACACTTCGGGACGGACGGCGCCCGTCAATCATAAAAACGGTGCAGCTCCTCCGAGCCACAGCTGGAATAGTGGGGCTGCTGCTAGTAGCAACAAGCGGAACAATAACAAGATCAGCCAGCAGCACTCGTCGGCTACTAGCAGTGGTGGCCGGAATCGGGAAGGTGTTTTGAGTGAGGAACAAGTCCGAGCGCGGAAGCCCAAAAGTGAGAAAGCCAAAGCGACGAAAGAGACGGAACTGATGGCGCCCGTCGAGTTTTGGAAGATCAAACTGACGGTCGACGATACAGACAAGTACAATGACCGTGAGGCGGCCGCTCTCGCTCCGGCCTCCTCCAACGTCGACTTTGACTCTTACCTGGCCGAAACGGAACAGCTGCTGGCCCATCCGGAGCGGGTGATTGGCCATTCTGAAGACTCTTCCGCCAGTGCGACTGGCGCACCCGCCGTCGCGGCGTTCTCCTCCTCGACGTCGTCCACATCTTCTCCTGCTCAGCGATCCGCCTTCATCCATCTCGACTCGGGCGGATGGGAGGAAGTGGTTTACAGCAAGTCGGGCGACTCGACTCCAACGGCGCCGATCCTGCACCCAAAAGACGATTCGGTCAAGAGCGATCAGTGGCAAACACAAATGAAATGGAACAACGGAGAagagtaa